In Mangifera indica cultivar Alphonso chromosome 1, CATAS_Mindica_2.1, whole genome shotgun sequence, a single genomic region encodes these proteins:
- the LOC123216458 gene encoding photosystem I reaction center subunit N, chloroplastic-like produces MAAMNSGVLACSYAISGAAVSTDLNSKFASMPSGASPNLNKLPVIRAQMASAPKRPKGNEATRAAMAILAVTLFTTSVASSYANAGIIEQYLEKSKVNKELNDRKRLATSGANFARAYTVEFGTCKFPENFTGCQDLAKQKKVPFISDDLQLECEGKDKYKCGSNVFWKW; encoded by the exons ATGGCAGCCATGAACTCTGGTGTTTTGGCCTGCAGCTATGCCATTTCTGGCGCTGCGGTATCCACTGACCTCAATTCAAAGTTTGCTTCAATGCCTTCTGGGGCATCTCCAAACCTCAACAAGCTGCCTGTGATCAGGGCTCAAATGGCTTCTGCGCCAAAACGACCAAAAGGAAATGAAGCAACAAGAGCTGCAATGGCGATTTTAGCAGTTACCCTTTTCACAACAAGTGTTGCTTCTTCTTATGCTAATGCAGGCATCATTGAACAGTACCTTGAAAAGAGTAAAGTTAACAAG GAATTAAATGACAGGAAGAGATTGGCTACAAGTGGAGCAAACTTTGCTAGAGCTTACACTGTTGAATTTGGCACCTGCAAATTTCCTGAGAACTTCACTGGCTGCCAAGATCTTGCCAAGCAGAAG AAAGTGCCATTCATCTCTGATGATTTGCAGTTGGAGTGTGAAGGGAAGGATAAGTACAAGTGTGGTTCCAATGTTTTTTGGAAATGGTGA